TTCCAGACAACAAGATTTTCGGTTTTTCCTCCACATTCGTTAATATAAATGAGATTACCTATTTGTTTTAACTCTTCCTCAGAGAGCCTGGGTAGTTGTCGGTCGCTCTCTGCCTCGCTGGTGTAAAGAACAAGTATTAAGCAAAGAGTCATTAACGACGTGAACGTTTTAATGTTCATATCATTTGTTAGTTAATGTGCTCGAGATTGATAATATAGTGCATGTCGGTTTATGAATCTTATATTTCGGAATCCGTAGCAAGCCGTCTCAGCTTTTTGATTCGGCTCCTGCGACGCTTGGATTCAAGCCGTCTTTTTATTGATTGGTACGTGGGTTTTGTTTTACGCCTTATTTTCGGCTTTCGAGCAGCTTTAGCTATCAAGTTGATGAGGCGGTCCAATGCATCTTTTCTGTTTTTTTCCTGTGACCGATACCGACTGGCTTCGATTATTAATATTCCTTCTTCGGTCGCCCTTTTGCCAGCGATACGCAAGAGCCGGTTACGAACATCGGATGGTAAACTTGGCGAATTTGCCACATCGAACCTTAGTTGCACCGCAGTGGCAACTCTATTCACATTTTGCCCGCCTGGGCCAGAAGAACGTATAAATTCCTCCTTTATTTCGCTTTCATTGATGAAAATCTTATTCGTGATTTTGATCATTAATTTAGTTTAAGCTCGGTATCAGATCAACTCAAGTTTAAGAGGGTAGTCATCACCGATTTTTATATGGGGAAATCATTAATAAGTTGGAAAGGATATCAAGCTTAAAATAGCTGAGATACCAAAGATAAAAATTACAATTCCGGCGATCTTATTTACCCATGTCATCCGGCCGAAGTCGAACCTTTCACGAAAAACTAAACTCATACCCCATAGCGTGAGCCATATGAAGCCCGAACCAACAAATACGCCGAAGACTGTCAGACTAGCGGAACCATATTGCGAATTTGAACCGACTACTAGCCCTAATCCTGCAAACATGACCACAAACGTGATGATGGTAATCGGATTGGTAATGGCGATTAAAAAGGCTGACCCGAATGCATTAATATGATTTGGGCTTTTGGTTGGCGTTATTTTCTTCTGTGTTTCCAGAAAGAATACCTTTACACCGATTAAGCAAATGATTATTCCTCCTAAGAGTCGAATCCATTCCTGCTGGTCAATCAGAAAGTTGGAAACTACTGTTAATCCAAAAGCCGCGATGAAACCGAAAATCACATCAGCGGTTGTAGCGCCGAGTCCCGTTAGGAAACCGTTGATCTTTCCCTCTGTAATGGTGCGCTGAACGCATAACGTGCCGACTGGTCCAACGGGCATAGCTATGATGATTCCTACAACTATTCCCTTAAAGAATAAGCCCATCTCCATCGGCAATCTGTCTCTAAAGTATTCTACGCCAACTCGAGTACTCAATAAAAGGTCTCAAAATATACTTCTTTTGGTGGAGAATTTCAAATTAGAGCTTTGGCTTGTGAAATAAATCAGGATTGAATGCAATTAATTATCAAAATCCAAAAAAATCTACGCTGATGATGAATTCTTTTAGTTATTTTCTGTAGTTTCGACTAGTTATTTGAATCGATTTCGATGCTTAACTTATTTCCTTTCGACTTGATTCGTGCGTTTCCCCCTGTTGCCAGCTTCCCGAATAAGATTTCTTTTGATAATCTTTCAGTAATTTCTGTGTCTACCAGTCTTTGAATTGGCCTAGCTCCAAGCCTTGAATCGTAACCCTTTTCAGCCAGGTAGGTTCTCGCATCTTTTTCAAGTTCGATGGATACCTTTTTGGGTTTTAATCTATCGGCCAATTGGCCGATGATTTTATCAACGATCCTTTTTACGACTTCCATGTCTAGAGAATTAAAATGCACGATAGCGTTGAGTCTATTTCTGAACTCCGGGCTGAAGTATCGATCGATGGCCTCGGCGCTTTTGTCTTCGTACTCGTGTTTTCCAAATCCCATAGTCCTTATACTACTCTCCCTCGATCCCGTATTAGTCGTCAGGATCAGAATTATTTGCCTAAAGTCAACCTTTCTTCCGTTTGAATCGGTTAAAGTAGCGTGATCCATCACCTGTAATAATATGTTGTAGATATCTTCATGGGCTTTTTCAATTTCGTCCAGTAGCAATACGGCGTGAGGATGCTGGTTAACTGCTTCTGTGAGTTGACCACCCTGATCGAAGCCTACGTATCCCGGTGGTGAACCAATAAGACGCGATACGGTGTGCTTTTCCATATATTCGCTCATGTCAAAACGCATAAACTCTACGCCAAGTAGGGAGGCCAACTGTTTTGCTAGTTCGGTCTTTCCGACACCTGTAGGCCCTGCAAACATAAAGGAGCCCACAGGCCTCTGTGGTTCATT
This genomic window from Thermodesulfobacteriota bacterium contains:
- a CDS encoding LysE family transporter, with protein sequence MSTRVGVEYFRDRLPMEMGLFFKGIVVGIIIAMPVGPVGTLCVQRTITEGKINGFLTGLGATTADVIFGFIAAFGLTVVSNFLIDQQEWIRLLGGIIICLIGVKVFFLETQKKITPTKSPNHINAFGSAFLIAITNPITIITFVVMFAGLGLVVGSNSQYGSASLTVFGVFVGSGFIWLTLWGMSLVFRERFDFGRMTWVNKIAGIVIFIFGISAILSLISFPTY
- the arfB gene encoding alternative ribosome rescue aminoacyl-tRNA hydrolase ArfB; protein product: MIKITNKIFINESEIKEEFIRSSGPGGQNVNRVATAVQLRFDVANSPSLPSDVRNRLLRIAGKRATEEGILIIEASRYRSQEKNRKDALDRLINLIAKAARKPKIRRKTKPTYQSIKRRLESKRRRSRIKKLRRLATDSEI